The following proteins are encoded in a genomic region of Vibrio tasmaniensis:
- the bamE gene encoding outer membrane protein assembly factor BamE, producing the protein MRIKKWLVAVPLALTMLTGCSLLEKLVYRIDINQGNYVEQEAVDQLKFGMTKTQVRYVMGSPMLIENGYPDTWYYIYHHQKGHNDPIQKNLVVNFDATGTLVTINGDFEASDEFFESLR; encoded by the coding sequence ATGCGAATTAAAAAGTGGTTAGTTGCAGTCCCACTAGCACTAACAATGTTGACCGGTTGCTCTCTACTAGAGAAGTTGGTTTATCGAATTGACATCAATCAGGGTAACTATGTTGAACAAGAAGCTGTTGACCAGCTCAAGTTTGGCATGACAAAAACACAAGTTCGTTACGTTATGGGTTCACCTATGCTTATCGAAAACGGCTACCCAGATACTTGGTACTACATTTACCACCATCAAAAAGGCCATAACGACCCTATCCAGAAAAACCTTGTCGTGAACTTTGATGCCACTGGCACTCTAGTCACGATCAATGGTGATTTTGAAGCCAGTGATGAGTTCTTCGAAAGCCTTCGCTAG
- a CDS encoding RnfH family protein, whose amino-acid sequence MTIESDMIHVEVVFALPHEQRVFTLVVNKNATVEEIIAQSGVLELYPEIDLAKNKVGVFSRNVKLDATVRDKDRIEIYRALLADPKEIRRKRAEQAKAAAAKS is encoded by the coding sequence ATGACTATTGAATCGGATATGATCCACGTAGAGGTTGTGTTTGCGCTTCCGCACGAGCAGCGTGTGTTTACCTTGGTGGTGAACAAAAACGCGACTGTGGAAGAGATTATTGCGCAGTCTGGTGTTTTGGAACTGTATCCAGAAATCGACTTAGCGAAAAACAAGGTCGGCGTATTCAGCCGCAACGTTAAGCTAGATGCGACGGTTCGCGATAAAGATCGTATTGAAATCTACCGTGCACTGTTGGCTGACCCAAAAGAGATTCGCCGTAAGCGTGCTGAGCAAGCAAAAGCGGCCGCTGCTAAATCGTAA